Genomic DNA from Bacteroidota bacterium:
TGGGCAAACAGATAGCGGTTAATGTTATGATACGTTGTGAGATTATAAGCCATCCATAATTCATCGCGGTCGTCGTCGTTGAGTTTGCTCGGCGTGTCGTAACGTAGTATGCTGCTTGATCCTGTGAATGAAATTCTATCGGAGTTGGATAATTTAATTCCTACGTTTGCAGTGAGCGTTGAGCGCCGTGAATAATTATTTTTTTTATCCTCGTCACGCTTGCGTAAATCGAAAGCCGTTTGAGAAATTCGGTCATCCCCTTTAATCGAATGGGTAACATCCCGTTCTCCATAAAATATTTGAACCAAGCCGTTCAATGAGTTAGTGGGTTGAAAAGCAAGCTGAGCAGCTCCCTCGATTCTAAAATCATCGATTGTGTTATCGAAATAGCGTCCGGCTACCGGTTTATATTTTATAGATTTTTGAATGTTTCGCACTTGAACCAAACCGTTTGCTGAGAATAAAAACTGGTTGCTGATACTGTAATCGAGAGTATCCTGCACTAAATAAAAATATTCAATCCGTTTTTCAATATTGTTATTCGTATTAAATTTCAATTGGACTGAAGTATCGGCAGCGAAGTAAAAATCGCGTTGATAATTTTTGTAAGTGATGTTTAAAACGTTACGTGTTTTTTCAAAAAATATTTTATAGAACCGCAGCGTCAGGTTTTGTGTCTCTAAATATCGCGGGTCTAACCGGTCAACCTGATACACTCCGTTAAAAAAAGTATTGAACCCACCCAATTGCAGATCAACCGTTTTTGCACTCAATAGATATGAAACGCCTGCATCCTGCTCAGTAATTTGCCGATCGATTCGGAATCCAACCATCGGCTCGAAGAGGAATTTCGAAAAAGGTGCATATTCAAAACCGCCGTGTACCGAATGCGAGGCAACGCTGCTGATGCCGATTCCCTGATTATCGGAAATCACTAATGATGAAATTTTTAAAGATGTTTTAAGAGGAGACGAAATATTGTACTTTGTTGAAAAATCGACCGACTGTTCATCGCGGATGGTGTTTTTGTGTGTTCTGATAAGAGAAGATTTGAAGCGTTCATCAAAGTGAAAATCAAAACCCGCAAAACTTGATTTGTAAAAAATATTTGCATCCCACCGGTGTGTGTTGATATTTTTATCGTAACCCATCGACAAATTGTTATTAGTTGATTTAGAAGTATCTGTTTGTCCGTTAGAGTTCCACATTAAAAAGCCAGTGGCAATAATAAATGTAAAAACCCGATAACTCATTAAACTGTTCCGCGTGTAGTTCCACCATCGACGTTTATCGAAATTCCTGAAATAAAATTAGACGCCTCCGATGCTAAAAAAACTACTGCGGATGCAATCTCTTCAGCACGGACGAGTCTTCCGAATGGATTAGCAGATTTTAGCATTTGCCGCATCTCATCGGGAGTTAAGTTTTGTAAGGAAGCTAATGTACCGATTGTATTTTCAGTGAGGGGAGTTTCGGTCGTTCCCGGGTTAACCGCATTCACGGTGATATTATCTTTAGCCAATTCTAACGCCAATGATTTTGTAAAATTAAGAAGCGCTCCGTTAGTGATACCGGGAAGCATAAGAGTTGACTTCGGCTCTTTACCCGCTGTACCGACTACGTTAATAATTCTTCCGCCCCCTTGCTGTCGCATATATGGTATTACTTCGCGTGCAAAACGGATATAACCTAATAATTTTAAATGGATGTGGGCTTCAAAAATTTCATCGGAAATTTCAAAAATCCCTCCGATGTGAGCGCCGCCGGCATTGTTTACTAAAATATCGACACGCTTGTATTTTGAGATTGCCTTGGTAACAACCCGCTTGATGTCGTTGGTTCTTGTTAGATTCGCTTTAACAAAAGTAACTTCAGTATGGAAGCGGTCTTTAATTTCAGTTTCTGTTTGCTGCAATTGTTCTTCGGTTCGGG
This window encodes:
- a CDS encoding SDR family oxidoreductase, producing the protein MNTGLNGKTAIVTGATQGIGKAIAIALANEGVRLILCARTEEQLQQTETEIKDRFHTEVTFVKANLTRTNDIKRVVTKAISKYKRVDILVNNAGGAHIGGIFEISDEIFEAHIHLKLLGYIRFAREVIPYMRQQGGGRIINVVGTAGKEPKSTLMLPGITNGALLNFTKSLALELAKDNITVNAVNPGTTETPLTENTIGTLASLQNLTPDEMRQMLKSANPFGRLVRAEEIASAVVFLASEASNFISGISINVDGGTTRGTV